The Methylomusa anaerophila genome has a segment encoding these proteins:
- a CDS encoding glucosaminidase domain-containing protein, which yields MEVYLKISNHFAKKMTNYWINESTYDKLKLMKTIITTLITTFILTILSSILFFWPLTVFAYRLPLAKPAPMPNKKGIINSFQPDLSIAGAPLASKEQCVKHLLSVNPLPLITVSPQELVEIFYEEGLREGIRPDVAFAQSLHETGFFSYGGDVIALQNNYAGLGTTGGGTRGLTFPEARIGIRAQIQHLKAYSSFVLPALPIVDPRYELVKKATFFGNAKTWQSLNGRWAVPGKTYGQKILAIHQDIIKTK from the coding sequence ATGGAAGTCTACTTAAAAATCAGCAACCACTTTGCCAAAAAGATGACGAATTATTGGATAAACGAATCGACTTATGATAAACTAAAGCTTATGAAGACAATAATAACAACCTTAATAACAACCTTTATTTTAACTATTTTAAGCAGTATACTCTTCTTCTGGCCGCTTACTGTCTTTGCTTATAGATTACCCTTGGCAAAGCCCGCCCCCATGCCCAACAAGAAAGGTATCATAAACAGCTTCCAGCCCGATCTTTCCATTGCCGGAGCGCCATTAGCGTCAAAAGAGCAATGTGTCAAGCATTTATTAAGCGTAAATCCCCTTCCTTTAATTACCGTTTCGCCGCAAGAACTGGTGGAAATATTTTACGAAGAAGGGCTGCGGGAAGGCATCCGCCCGGATGTAGCCTTCGCCCAATCCCTGCATGAAACCGGTTTTTTCAGTTACGGCGGCGATGTAATTGCGCTCCAGAATAACTACGCGGGTCTTGGCACAACCGGCGGCGGCACACGCGGCCTGACCTTCCCGGAAGCAAGAATAGGAATCCGGGCCCAGATTCAGCACCTAAAAGCTTACTCTTCCTTTGTTCTTCCCGCCTTGCCTATTGTCGATCCACGCTATGAATTGGTAAAAAAAGCGACGTTTTTTGGCAACGCCAAGACTTGGCAGTCCCTCAACGGGCGTTGGGCGGTGCCGGGAAAAACTTACGGTCAAAAAATTCTTGCCATCCACCAGGATATTATTAAGACAAAATAA
- a CDS encoding PAS domain S-box protein, translated as MPRDATFTDCKNFHTEMAAHKQSILDWFPDTIFQVSRSGIILFFKPSKQYSLLLSQEAAGQHISAVLPWHPAMAATEAIAAAFNTGEIQLFEYTLNHNNKTMYFEARVTKTGGEEALIVVRDISEWRRSEASDLLLLDVAVKVQEEQSLEKILNLVCERIKMIFGVRLIWVERKEADRSVKSFAADGETARFLQESTIDLAEGSGLTGTVLRTGKFQLMDIEDPRMLSWRKQLVKYAVTTGAAFPLKVGGLILGALTIFTDDRDFWIKRTIVQLTNIAEQVALAIHITANRQRLRLLTAGLESAANAILITSRKGDIQWVNPAFLELSGYSAAELMGSNIRILESGQHPKSFYKTMWQYISAGRIWHGEVINRRKDGSRYTAEMTITPVRDEAGKIANFISIIQDVTQRKQAEYEMLEAREAVARTERLSALGIMAAGIAHEINQPLNALKVVADGMLYWYGKGKVPAIDKVMENIQDISKDADRIDAIIKHMRSLIYSSDSTQQKLCNINLAVEESLSLLGAQLKSHNIEVKTVLAAELPLVAGNSTQLEQIIINLLVNAMHALDTVDKPDKQITIATGRKKGRVFLEVGDNGPGISGKIKSKIFDPFFTTKPAGEGMGLGLSVVHSIVTSYGGQIKVNDNRTTGGVTFRIEFPAAIEKQKGERPT; from the coding sequence GTGCCGCGTGATGCAACATTTACCGACTGTAAAAATTTCCATACTGAAATGGCGGCTCACAAACAATCCATTTTAGATTGGTTCCCGGATACCATATTTCAGGTTAGCCGGTCGGGTATTATCTTGTTTTTTAAGCCGTCAAAACAGTATTCACTGCTGCTTTCCCAGGAAGCAGCAGGTCAGCACATTAGTGCAGTTTTGCCGTGGCACCCGGCAATGGCGGCAACCGAGGCCATCGCCGCGGCGTTTAATACCGGCGAGATTCAACTGTTTGAATATACTTTAAACCATAACAATAAAACCATGTATTTTGAGGCGCGGGTCACCAAGACGGGCGGGGAAGAAGCGCTGATAGTTGTAAGAGATATCAGCGAATGGCGGCGATCCGAAGCTAGCGATCTTTTATTGTTAGATGTAGCTGTCAAGGTGCAGGAGGAACAATCTTTAGAAAAAATTCTCAATCTGGTTTGTGAGCGGATTAAGATGATTTTCGGTGTCCGGCTGATATGGGTTGAACGCAAGGAAGCTGACCGTTCGGTGAAATCCTTTGCCGCAGACGGGGAAACGGCCCGGTTTCTCCAGGAGAGCACTATTGATTTAGCTGAAGGCAGCGGGCTTACCGGCACTGTTTTGCGCACAGGCAAATTTCAATTAATGGATATCGAAGATCCGCGAATGCTATCGTGGCGCAAGCAGCTTGTCAAATATGCCGTCACAACCGGGGCGGCTTTTCCATTAAAGGTTGGTGGCCTGATTCTGGGAGCGTTGACCATATTTACGGATGACCGGGATTTTTGGATAAAAAGGACCATTGTCCAGCTAACTAATATCGCCGAGCAAGTCGCCCTGGCAATACACATAACCGCTAACCGGCAGCGATTAAGACTTTTAACCGCCGGGCTGGAGTCGGCGGCCAACGCCATCCTTATTACCAGCCGGAAAGGAGACATCCAGTGGGTTAATCCTGCTTTTCTTGAGCTCAGCGGCTACAGTGCGGCCGAACTCATGGGCAGCAATATCCGCATTCTTGAATCGGGGCAGCACCCCAAATCATTTTATAAAACGATGTGGCAGTATATTTCGGCAGGCAGAATATGGCACGGTGAGGTAATCAACCGCCGGAAGGACGGCAGCCGGTATACTGCCGAAATGACGATTACGCCGGTTAGGGATGAAGCAGGCAAAATTGCCAATTTTATTTCGATCATCCAGGATGTTACCCAACGCAAACAAGCCGAGTACGAGATGCTTGAAGCACGGGAAGCGGTGGCGCGAACTGAGCGGTTAAGCGCACTGGGGATAATGGCGGCGGGAATTGCCCATGAGATAAACCAACCGCTAAATGCGTTGAAAGTAGTCGCCGACGGGATGCTCTACTGGTATGGCAAAGGCAAGGTACCCGCTATCGACAAGGTGATGGAAAATATTCAAGATATTTCCAAAGACGCCGACCGGATCGATGCGATTATCAAACATATGCGTTCTTTAATTTACAGCAGTGACTCTACACAGCAAAAACTCTGTAATATCAATCTGGCGGTAGAGGAATCATTGTCCCTGCTCGGCGCGCAGCTCAAGTCCCACAATATTGAAGTTAAGACGGTTCTGGCGGCTGAGTTGCCGCTTGTTGCCGGGAACAGTACCCAACTGGAACAGATTATTATCAATCTTCTGGTTAATGCCATGCATGCGCTGGACACAGTCGATAAACCCGACAAGCAGATTACTATTGCAACCGGCAGGAAAAAAGGCCGCGTTTTTTTGGAAGTCGGTGACAACGGGCCGGGTATAAGCGGAAAAATCAAAAGCAAAATTTTCGATCCTTTTTTTACTACTAAACCTGCCGGTGAAGGCATGGGGCTTGGTTTGTCGGTCGTCCATTCTATCGTCACATCCTATGGGGGCCAAATTAAAGTGAATGATAACAGAACAACAGGAGGCGTTACCTTTCGGATTGAATTTCCTGCCGCCATAGAAAAGCAGAAAGGAGAGAGACCTACGTGA
- a CDS encoding response regulator has translation MEPIKILLVEDDPGHARLIERNLRRAGIANEIIFIDNGQSALDYLNTPCATGMYECLLILLDLNLPVLDGYQVLERIKSGERTKKIPVIILTTTDVPQEVDRCYELGCNIFITKPVQYDDFCTAVSNLGLLLSIVKIP, from the coding sequence ATGGAACCGATCAAAATTCTTCTGGTGGAAGACGATCCCGGACATGCCCGGCTAATTGAAAGAAACCTGCGCCGGGCCGGAATTGCCAATGAAATTATCTTTATCGATAATGGACAGAGTGCGCTTGATTATCTGAATACTCCTTGCGCGACGGGAATGTACGAATGCCTGTTAATACTCCTGGATTTGAATCTGCCTGTTTTAGACGGCTACCAGGTGCTGGAAAGAATCAAGTCCGGCGAGCGGACTAAAAAAATCCCGGTCATTATACTGACTACGACCGACGTTCCCCAGGAAGTTGACAGGTGTTATGAATTGGGCTGCAATATTTTTATTACCAAGCCGGTTCAGTATGATGATTTTTGCACTGCTGTCAGCAATTTAGGGCTGTTATTGTCCATCGTTAAAATCCCGTAA
- a CDS encoding DUF362 domain-containing protein, with protein MAYIITDKCDKLGVCKPVCPVDAISQGETKFVIDPDLCTECGACAEACPAFAIEPPK; from the coding sequence ATGGCTTATATCATTACCGACAAGTGCGACAAATTGGGAGTCTGTAAACCGGTTTGCCCGGTGGACGCCATTTCACAAGGAGAAACCAAGTTTGTCATTGATCCGGATCTGTGCACCGAATGCGGTGCCTGTGCCGAAGCTTGTCCCGCGTTTGCTATTGAACCACCTAAATAG
- a CDS encoding class II SORL domain-containing protein — protein sequence MKFAEIIQSADWKTEKHVPVIEAPAKVKAGEKFTVEVTVGKEIAHPNTTEHHIRWIRLYFKPEDGKFAYDVALFQFDAHGEAVEGPNKGPAYSEPAGHAVLKLNASGTLLAASYCNIHGVWEAAKPIKVES from the coding sequence GTGAAATTTGCCGAGATTATACAAAGCGCCGATTGGAAAACTGAGAAACACGTACCGGTGATTGAAGCGCCGGCGAAGGTCAAAGCGGGTGAAAAGTTTACTGTGGAAGTTACAGTTGGCAAAGAAATTGCCCATCCCAACACCACCGAACATCATATTCGCTGGATACGGCTCTATTTTAAGCCGGAGGACGGCAAATTTGCTTATGATGTGGCGCTATTTCAATTCGATGCTCATGGAGAAGCGGTTGAAGGACCTAACAAAGGGCCGGCATATAGTGAACCTGCAGGCCACGCAGTGTTAAAGCTGAATGCCTCCGGTACGCTATTGGCAGCTTCATACTGTAATATTCACGGCGTATGGGAAGCAGCAAAGCCGATTAAAGTAGAGAGCTAA
- a CDS encoding DUF362 domain-containing protein, whose protein sequence is MAYIITDKCDKLGVCKPVCPVDAISEGESKFVIDPDLCTECGACAEACPAFAIEPPK, encoded by the coding sequence ATGGCTTATATCATTACCGACAAGTGCGACAAATTGGGAGTTTGTAAACCGGTTTGCCCGGTGGATGCCATTTCAGAAGGAGAAAGCAAGTTTGTCATTGATCCGGATCTGTGTACCGAATGCGGTGCCTGTGCCGAAGCTTGCCCTGCGTTTGCTATTGAACCACCTAAATAG
- a CDS encoding sensor histidine kinase — protein sequence MGRPPAYMPFVKAAQYLSNVRADQDFKSELYNVVANFFQVDVVAVAAKNPDGKVTFHDCRQDNGRGADILLEPAVEKNVLDVMDTGLFKQEKLTGPPDITLFFIPVEVAKKTTTVLIIGHYNMDPPEIKSHLNEYLAVARLAGSVQSRIICERENIERKSNEKFRLLFHRSCDPILLLDEAGCIIECNEASLQALGAKSKELVYRKLLSSFAPKYQPDGQVSSVKETQLLSEVIETGDVQFEWLVRRPDGTEVIVDAKLSTVLMDGAKVQLVHWRDITERKLFEEKLKYLNAELENKMHELQDVNAALEEEISERQAMQEALGQLNVQLDNRVQERTRELQDINAMLEEEIMERQAAQEALGKMNTNLENKVKERTRELQNINAMLEEEIMERQAAQEALVRSRDSLITRETQLRHYAAELVNTNKELRDFANIVAHDFRTPMVNLKGFSQELDHSLADLKQILKDQVLHFPEKFRRQVNELLDRDVPEALTYIHSSVDRLDRMVAALLRLARLGRREMIYHEVDIGKLINTVLQSFYHQIEKKNIHIEIGPMPQIETDHLAIEQIMANLLDNAIKYLASDRRGEISVACTDNGSEYMFSVKDNGRGIAAADREKIFEIFRRSGTQDLPGEGMGLAYVRTLIRHLGGRLWCESELGIGTKMNFTVPKSPFVPLPGFSSQ from the coding sequence ATGGGAAGACCACCTGCCTATATGCCGTTCGTAAAGGCAGCGCAATATTTATCCAACGTCCGGGCCGATCAGGATTTTAAAAGTGAATTATATAACGTTGTTGCCAATTTTTTTCAAGTAGACGTTGTTGCGGTAGCGGCCAAAAATCCGGACGGTAAAGTAACCTTTCATGATTGCCGGCAGGACAATGGGCGCGGCGCCGATATACTCCTGGAACCGGCAGTGGAGAAAAATGTGCTTGATGTTATGGATACCGGCTTGTTCAAGCAAGAGAAATTGACCGGACCGCCGGACATTACTTTATTTTTCATCCCGGTTGAAGTGGCGAAGAAAACAACGACAGTGTTGATTATCGGACATTACAATATGGATCCGCCGGAAATTAAGAGTCACTTGAATGAATATTTGGCAGTCGCCCGCTTGGCAGGCTCCGTTCAAAGCCGTATCATTTGTGAACGGGAGAACATTGAGCGCAAAAGCAATGAAAAATTTCGCCTGCTTTTCCATCGTTCGTGTGATCCCATTCTGCTATTGGATGAAGCCGGTTGTATTATCGAATGCAATGAGGCGTCTCTGCAAGCGCTGGGCGCGAAGTCCAAGGAACTGGTATATAGGAAGCTGCTTTCCAGCTTTGCCCCCAAGTACCAGCCTGACGGCCAGGTATCTTCGGTTAAGGAAACTCAACTTCTTAGCGAAGTAATTGAGACAGGTGATGTGCAGTTTGAGTGGTTAGTCCGGCGCCCCGACGGGACTGAAGTTATTGTGGACGCCAAACTAAGCACCGTGCTGATGGATGGCGCCAAGGTACAACTGGTCCATTGGCGGGATATCACCGAACGTAAACTGTTTGAGGAAAAACTGAAATATTTGAATGCCGAGTTGGAAAACAAAATGCACGAGTTGCAGGACGTCAACGCGGCATTGGAAGAAGAAATCAGCGAACGGCAGGCAATGCAGGAAGCGCTTGGGCAATTGAACGTGCAACTGGATAATAGAGTGCAGGAGCGAACACGGGAACTGCAGGACATTAATGCAATGCTGGAAGAAGAAATTATGGAACGGCAGGCCGCCCAGGAAGCGCTGGGCAAAATGAATACCAACCTGGAAAATAAAGTAAAGGAGCGGACACGGGAACTGCAGAACATTAATGCAATGCTGGAAGAAGAAATTATGGAACGGCAGGCTGCCCAGGAAGCTCTTGTCCGCAGCCGGGACTCACTTATAACCAGGGAGACGCAGCTGAGGCATTATGCGGCGGAACTGGTTAACACTAATAAAGAACTCAGGGATTTTGCCAATATCGTAGCTCATGATTTCCGGACACCCATGGTCAATCTTAAGGGGTTTTCCCAGGAGCTTGACCATTCTTTGGCTGATCTAAAACAAATTCTCAAAGATCAGGTATTGCATTTTCCGGAAAAATTCCGGCGCCAAGTGAACGAACTGCTGGACAGGGATGTACCTGAGGCGCTTACGTATATTCATTCTTCGGTGGACAGGCTGGACCGGATGGTTGCCGCCCTCTTACGATTAGCCCGGTTGGGCAGACGCGAAATGATCTACCATGAAGTTGATATTGGCAAACTCATTAACACTGTCTTACAGTCTTTCTACCATCAAATCGAAAAGAAGAATATCCATATCGAGATTGGTCCCATGCCTCAGATTGAAACCGACCATCTGGCTATAGAGCAGATTATGGCCAATTTATTGGATAATGCCATAAAATATCTGGCATCCGACCGGCGGGGCGAAATCAGCGTAGCCTGCACTGATAACGGTAGTGAGTATATGTTCAGCGTAAAAGACAATGGCCGTGGTATTGCAGCCGCAGACCGGGAAAAAATTTTTGAGATTTTCCGGCGGTCAGGGACGCAGGACCTGCCCGGCGAAGGTATGGGCTTAGCCTATGTAAGGACTTTAATTCGGCACCTGGGCGGAAGGTTGTGGTGCGAATCTGAATTAGGCATCGGAACGAAAATGAACTTTACCGTGCCTAAATCCCCTTTTGTGCCATTGCCGGGATTCAGTTCGCAGTAA
- a CDS encoding PAS domain-containing response regulator: protein MGEQEYQMLTETEHLFCRARILYMEDDVGLGRLLQKRLERMACMVDIAHNGSAGLEMFTDGTYDVVITDYDMPVVDGLEVLKKLKDFIPVIILTGQGDERVAVEAMKLGAADYVAKDANGEYIELLPSVIDRVMERQQLIRDKMQAQAELLASEARYRAIVEDQTELICRFQPGGKLTFANAAFCRYFDIRPGDIVFQSLTAILSRKAYQHMRDTLKALTPQTPVATTTQNIKMVDGSVHWLQWTGRAIFGDSYKLREYQLVGRDITELKLAEEALREGEEKNNALLNAIPDPILRIDRHGTCVDLRPDKDRSLNLSPDFIGKNIAEFFPPDVVTLLQDHLNKIFREGTGQMFQFELRQGESVSYHEVRLVFAGGKEALAIIRDITTQGGG from the coding sequence ATGGGGGAACAGGAATATCAAATGTTAACGGAAACCGAGCATCTTTTTTGCCGTGCCCGTATCCTGTATATGGAAGATGATGTCGGCCTTGGCCGTTTGCTGCAAAAAAGGCTGGAACGGATGGCCTGTATGGTGGATATCGCCCACAACGGCAGCGCCGGCCTGGAAATGTTCACAGACGGTACTTATGATGTTGTAATTACGGATTATGATATGCCGGTTGTCGACGGTCTGGAAGTTTTAAAAAAATTGAAAGATTTTATACCGGTTATTATACTTACCGGCCAAGGGGATGAAAGGGTCGCTGTGGAGGCTATGAAGCTGGGAGCTGCCGATTACGTGGCCAAAGACGCTAATGGTGAATATATCGAACTCCTGCCGTCGGTAATTGACCGGGTAATGGAGCGGCAACAGCTTATAAGGGATAAAATGCAGGCTCAGGCTGAACTGTTGGCGAGCGAAGCACGTTACCGGGCCATTGTTGAAGACCAGACCGAACTGATTTGCCGTTTCCAGCCGGGCGGTAAACTAACCTTCGCCAATGCGGCTTTTTGCCGCTATTTCGATATTCGGCCGGGGGATATAGTTTTTCAAAGCCTTACAGCCATATTGTCGCGAAAAGCCTATCAGCATATGAGGGATACTCTTAAGGCACTAACGCCCCAAACGCCGGTGGCGACAACTACTCAAAACATTAAAATGGTCGATGGTTCAGTACACTGGCTGCAATGGACCGGCCGGGCCATATTTGGCGATTCTTACAAGCTCAGGGAATATCAACTGGTGGGCCGCGATATTACCGAACTTAAATTGGCGGAGGAAGCTTTGCGGGAAGGTGAAGAGAAAAATAACGCCCTTCTAAATGCCATACCGGACCCGATTCTGAGGATCGACCGCCATGGCACCTGCGTAGATTTACGACCTGATAAAGACCGGAGTTTAAATTTGTCCCCTGATTTCATTGGTAAAAATATTGCCGAGTTTTTTCCGCCGGATGTTGTTACGTTGCTGCAGGATCACTTAAATAAAATATTCCGGGAAGGAACCGGCCAGATGTTTCAATTCGAACTGCGCCAGGGGGAAAGCGTCAGTTACCATGAGGTGAGGCTGGTCTTTGCCGGGGGAAAAGAAGCGCTGGCTATCATCCGTGATATTACCACCCAGGGAGGGGGATAG
- a CDS encoding sigma-54-dependent transcriptional regulator: MNILLVDDDARSRAGVAKFLWEMGHHVTECCDGEEAWATYTASAFPMVLSDIKMPRLSGIELLSRITALPGRKADVVLFTGHGDMTTAIQALRAGAYDYLLKPINVEELATITDKVAEHQALLYENKVLTERFSDEVQAATEETRQELSRLKRALSQAAGLENIGFFSKQMQDIVQQAQKYHTNRSIPVLVEGETGTGKEIISRIIHYGNMDGETDDQTPFIDVNCAAISANLFESELFGYEPGAFTGSLTKGQKGKLDLAQGGTLLLDEVGEIPLELQGKLLRVLQEKEFYRVGGLKKIKTDVRIICATNADLEQRVEQGTFRRDLYFRLKVGHFLIPPLRQRRDDIIPLSEMFLRQFTGKKANRFQRISDSAAALLLNYNWPGNIRELRNTMEWVLFMYDDAELKPAHLAHLHNNPQPSLSSADNGQAFIPEKFTLPASGFSLEEYVDQIIAQAIEICQGNKTAAAMRLGISRRSLYSRLKKVKGK; this comes from the coding sequence GTGAATATTTTGCTTGTTGACGATGATGCCCGCAGCCGGGCCGGAGTTGCCAAATTTTTATGGGAAATGGGGCACCATGTGACCGAATGCTGCGACGGGGAGGAAGCTTGGGCAACTTATACCGCCAGTGCTTTTCCCATGGTGCTGTCCGACATAAAAATGCCAAGATTGTCAGGGATAGAACTGCTAAGCCGTATTACAGCCTTACCCGGCCGAAAGGCGGATGTGGTTTTATTCACCGGGCACGGGGATATGACAACGGCGATTCAAGCTTTGCGGGCAGGAGCTTATGACTACCTGCTGAAACCCATTAACGTCGAAGAATTGGCGACGATTACCGACAAAGTTGCCGAACATCAGGCGCTGCTCTACGAAAATAAAGTACTTACCGAGAGGTTCAGCGACGAAGTGCAGGCGGCGACGGAAGAAACCAGGCAGGAGCTGTCCCGGCTCAAGCGGGCATTATCTCAGGCGGCAGGTCTCGAAAATATCGGTTTTTTTTCTAAACAGATGCAGGATATTGTTCAGCAAGCGCAAAAATACCACACGAATAGATCCATACCGGTGCTGGTCGAGGGAGAAACGGGGACAGGCAAGGAAATAATATCCAGAATCATTCATTATGGCAATATGGACGGCGAAACGGACGATCAGACGCCCTTCATCGATGTAAACTGCGCCGCAATCAGCGCCAATCTGTTTGAAAGCGAACTTTTTGGCTACGAGCCCGGCGCCTTTACCGGCAGTTTAACCAAAGGACAGAAGGGCAAGCTTGATCTGGCTCAGGGCGGTACCTTGCTCCTGGATGAAGTGGGTGAAATACCTTTGGAGTTACAGGGTAAACTGCTAAGGGTACTGCAGGAAAAAGAGTTCTACCGGGTCGGTGGTTTAAAGAAAATAAAAACAGATGTGCGAATTATCTGTGCGACCAATGCTGATTTGGAGCAGCGGGTGGAGCAGGGAACTTTTCGCCGGGACCTGTATTTCCGGCTAAAAGTAGGCCACTTTCTTATTCCCCCGCTGCGCCAGCGGCGGGATGATATTATTCCCCTGTCAGAAATGTTCCTTCGCCAGTTTACAGGCAAAAAAGCAAACCGGTTTCAGCGGATTAGCGACAGTGCCGCAGCCCTCTTGCTGAATTATAACTGGCCGGGAAACATACGTGAGCTTAGGAATACCATGGAATGGGTTTTATTTATGTATGACGATGCGGAACTCAAACCGGCCCACCTGGCCCACCTGCACAACAATCCGCAACCCTCCCTCAGTTCCGCCGACAATGGACAAGCGTTTATCCCGGAGAAGTTTACCCTGCCGGCAAGCGGGTTTTCCTTAGAAGAATACGTTGACCAAATTATTGCGCAGGCCATTGAAATATGCCAGGGTAATAAAACGGCCGCAGCCATGCGGTTGGGGATTTCACGGCGTTCCTTATATAGCCGCTTAAAGAAGGTGAAAGGCAAGTAG
- the wrbA gene encoding NAD(P)H:quinone oxidoreductase, protein MKVLIAYYSMYGHIHQMAEAVAEGVREVTGAEAILRRVPETLPLEVLEKMGAVEAQKSFAHIPVCTLEELAAADAIIFGTPTRFGNMCGQMRQFLDATGQIWMQGLLVGKVGSVFASSATQHGGQESTILSFHITLLHQGMIIAGLPYTFQGQMTIDEITGGSPYGATTIAGGQGQRSPSKNELAGARFQGKYVASIAAKLVKTH, encoded by the coding sequence ATGAAGGTGTTAATCGCTTATTATTCCATGTACGGGCATATCCATCAAATGGCGGAAGCTGTCGCCGAGGGAGTGCGGGAAGTAACGGGGGCGGAGGCGATTTTGCGCCGCGTCCCGGAAACCTTGCCTCTCGAAGTTCTTGAAAAAATGGGGGCGGTGGAAGCGCAAAAATCATTTGCCCATATTCCGGTTTGCACCCTGGAAGAGCTAGCCGCCGCCGATGCCATTATTTTCGGTACACCTACCCGGTTTGGCAACATGTGCGGCCAGATGCGGCAATTCTTGGATGCTACCGGTCAAATATGGATGCAGGGTTTACTTGTCGGTAAAGTAGGCAGCGTATTTGCCAGCAGCGCCACCCAGCATGGCGGACAAGAGTCTACGATACTGAGTTTTCATATTACGCTTCTCCACCAAGGAATGATTATAGCCGGTTTGCCCTACACGTTCCAGGGTCAGATGACTATCGACGAAATTACGGGAGGTTCTCCTTACGGGGCAACAACCATTGCCGGCGGTCAAGGACAACGATCGCCAAGCAAAAATGAGCTGGCAGGAGCGCGTTTCCAGGGAAAATACGTGGCATCAATCGCTGCCAAACTTGTAAAGACGCATTAA
- a CDS encoding sugar phosphate nucleotidyltransferase has protein sequence MSIKECIAMILAGGQESHLAALTTEVPQSAVPFGGSCRLIDFPLSNCYNSGIDTVGVLTSRQPFEMNGPIDSRTAQSLPHDRFNIHMLPPAGMDGLFSYTGTANALYENIDFIQQFSPEYILVLAADHVYQMDYSLLIKYHKEKGADATIAVIEVPWSEAPRFGIMTTRLDGSVAEFIEKPVQPKSNLASMGVYIFSWSKLKYYLGLDEANPSSKHDFGKNIIPAMLSQGEQICAYPFKGYWRDVGTVKSLYEAHMDLLSSPPIFRIQNMKWPIYSTLNDLPLPASIINHKRRKSFIGKNCCILGEIDKSIIFPDTYIGNKAIVKNSVVMPGAYVGPGAYVESAIIGPGAAVENGCPVLGGITEAIAVIGQNAVASYNKSSGVKHAINLGEPNYKGDWLQMIK, from the coding sequence ATGTCAATAAAAGAATGCATTGCCATGATCCTAGCGGGAGGTCAAGAAAGCCATCTGGCGGCGCTGACAACTGAGGTTCCCCAATCAGCCGTACCTTTTGGCGGCAGTTGCAGACTTATCGATTTTCCCCTGAGCAACTGTTATAATTCAGGCATTGATACTGTGGGAGTGCTAACCTCGCGGCAACCCTTTGAAATGAATGGGCCGATTGATTCACGTACGGCGCAAAGCTTGCCTCACGACCGCTTCAATATACATATGCTGCCGCCGGCCGGCATGGACGGGCTTTTCTCATATACAGGCACAGCCAATGCCCTATACGAAAATATTGATTTTATCCAGCAGTTTTCCCCCGAATATATCCTTGTCCTAGCGGCAGACCATGTTTATCAGATGGACTACAGTTTGCTGATAAAATACCACAAAGAAAAAGGGGCCGATGCAACCATTGCCGTTATTGAAGTACCCTGGTCGGAAGCGCCGCGTTTTGGAATCATGACTACCCGGCTTGACGGCTCTGTCGCGGAGTTTATCGAAAAACCGGTGCAGCCGAAAAGCAACCTTGCTTCAATGGGCGTCTATATATTTTCATGGTCCAAACTAAAGTATTATTTGGGGTTGGATGAAGCCAATCCAAGCTCAAAACATGACTTCGGTAAAAATATTATCCCGGCCATGCTGAGTCAGGGAGAGCAAATATGCGCCTATCCTTTTAAAGGATACTGGAGAGACGTAGGGACGGTTAAAAGTTTATATGAAGCTCATATGGACCTATTATCAAGCCCACCTATTTTCAGGATTCAGAACATGAAATGGCCGATATATTCAACATTGAATGACTTGCCGTTGCCGGCCTCAATTATTAACCACAAGCGCAGGAAATCATTCATTGGTAAAAACTGCTGTATTCTGGGGGAGATAGATAAATCTATTATATTTCCCGATACCTATATCGGGAATAAGGCCATAGTCAAAAATTCAGTCGTTATGCCCGGGGCGTACGTAGGCCCGGGTGCGTATGTTGAAAGCGCCATAATAGGACCAGGCGCCGCAGTTGAGAATGGCTGCCCTGTACTCGGCGGGATTACGGAGGCCATTGCCGTCATTGGTCAAAATGCCGTCGCATCCTATAACAAGAGTTCGGGTGTTAAACACGCCATCAATTTGGGCGAACCTAATTATAAGGGAGATTGGCTCCAAATGATTAAGTAA